In Labilithrix sp., a genomic segment contains:
- a CDS encoding zf-TFIIB domain-containing protein, whose amino-acid sequence MYRTPGVRTSSERQRCLYCGREQRPGEECVPCRILVPPAASAHYRATLCARCGNPNLTRLALGPNDAEVDHCLGCRGAFVSSGAWTALLDAIAAGEALDLARFGERVESPFPLVRCPVCRYEMERARFAGTSAVVIDVCNQHGTWLDRGELPALAAFLRGAPDAQASPAGTSDEEVERYIMRELVRAEITRDKALYDALHARLATLRRSRRW is encoded by the coding sequence GTGTACCGGACGCCGGGGGTTCGGACGAGCAGCGAGCGCCAGCGCTGCCTCTACTGCGGGCGAGAGCAGCGCCCCGGCGAGGAGTGCGTGCCGTGCCGCATCCTCGTGCCGCCGGCGGCGAGCGCGCACTACCGCGCGACGCTCTGCGCGCGCTGCGGGAACCCCAACCTCACGCGCCTCGCGCTCGGACCGAACGACGCGGAGGTCGATCATTGCCTCGGGTGCCGCGGCGCCTTCGTGAGCTCGGGCGCGTGGACGGCGCTCCTCGACGCGATCGCCGCCGGCGAGGCGCTCGACCTCGCGCGCTTCGGCGAGCGCGTGGAGTCGCCCTTCCCGCTCGTCCGCTGCCCGGTGTGTCGCTACGAGATGGAGCGCGCGCGCTTCGCGGGGACGAGCGCCGTCGTCATCGACGTGTGCAACCAGCACGGCACGTGGCTCGATCGCGGCGAGCTCCCCGCCCTCGCCGCCTTCCTCCGCGGCGCGCCGGACGCGCAGGCCTCGCCGGCGGGGACGAGCGACGAGGAGGTCGAGCGGTACATCATGCGCGAGCTCGTCCGCGCGGAGATCACGCGCGACAAGGCGCTCTACGACGCGCTCCACGCCCGCCTCGCCACGCTGCGGCGCTCGCGACGCTGGTGA
- a CDS encoding CDP-alcohol phosphatidyltransferase family protein, which yields MGTTTTDAPAKAEKKKPFSLIRSFALADVITLGNAFSGMGAILAAMGYVASADRTLIWVALVLLPVALVCDAMDGAVARWRRKSSPLGADLDSLADIVSFGVAPATLGFALGLRGGWDAVVLCYFVACGIGRLARYNVTAASLSDESGKVKYYEGTPIPSSLLLVMIFGVAFGTGAVHEDLWLGAVALGPWIVHPLVALYAISGSFMISTIRIPKP from the coding sequence ATGGGCACGACGACGACGGACGCGCCGGCGAAGGCCGAGAAGAAGAAGCCGTTCTCGCTCATCCGCTCCTTCGCGCTCGCCGACGTCATCACGCTCGGCAACGCGTTCTCCGGCATGGGCGCGATCCTCGCGGCGATGGGCTACGTCGCCTCCGCGGACCGCACGCTCATCTGGGTGGCGCTCGTCCTCCTCCCGGTCGCGCTCGTCTGCGACGCGATGGACGGCGCGGTCGCGCGCTGGCGCCGGAAGTCGTCGCCGCTCGGCGCCGATCTCGACTCGCTCGCGGACATCGTGTCGTTCGGCGTCGCGCCGGCGACGCTCGGCTTCGCGCTCGGCCTCCGCGGCGGCTGGGACGCGGTCGTCCTCTGCTACTTCGTCGCGTGCGGCATCGGCCGCCTCGCGCGCTACAACGTGACCGCGGCCTCGCTCTCGGACGAGAGCGGCAAGGTGAAGTACTACGAAGGGACGCCGATCCCCTCGAGCCTCCTCCTCGTCATGATCTTCGGCGTCGCGTTCGGCACCGGCGCGGTGCACGAGGACCTGTGGCTCGGCGCGGTGGCGCTCGGTCCGTGGATCGTGCATCCGCTCGTCGCGCTGTACGCGATCAGCGGGTCGTTCATGATCAGCACCATCCGCATCCCGAAGCCGTAG
- a CDS encoding protein kinase yields the protein MTGTGGDADFIEWARRRVGAMVKDKYRVESLLGVGGMACVYSATHRNGRRVALKVLHPELSIRGDLRTRFRREGQVANAVGHPGAVAVIDDDVDDDGSAFLVMELLEGQVVERLWERSGRRLSAPIVLAIAREVCEVLVAAHENGIVHRDIKPENLFLTSEGQLKILDFGLAQLTTLTRSKDTHTGMVFGTPAFMPPEQASGRVSQIDERTDLWSVGATMFTLLSGAIVHEGESAQHIVMLAAMEPARSLAGVLPGAHPALAALVDRALTHDKDLRWPNAAAMRDAICATSRTLFGEERPDLPRADELTLVGVPVLGDDTPRVPRVIEEEEQTRTDRNLADIDDAFSEGETTQTRDRVTPVTNDAPPAPSGAGWSALRNVIETGGSPPPVMPEAIEETTQLHATRVMPPTPEEHTSVMNIDLRGSTPRISGSYQAVTPSRASGSMQAVAPAPRPSGSMQAVAPAPRPSGSMQAVAAHPSGPPAASGSMKPRPPTLGAAPSDELAAIPRVQAPTARIHPPRASMLPWAVSATAIAIAIVAIGFAVLSRAPKTPDPPLLVTKPSDAVPPLTAPSSPVVAPPPAPPPPPPPVAAPPRTDAAAPATPRVGPIDDRY from the coding sequence ATGACCGGCACGGGCGGGGACGCGGACTTCATCGAGTGGGCGCGGCGCCGCGTCGGCGCGATGGTCAAGGACAAGTACCGCGTCGAGTCGCTCCTCGGCGTGGGCGGGATGGCGTGCGTCTACTCCGCGACCCACCGCAACGGCCGCCGCGTCGCGCTGAAGGTCCTCCACCCCGAGCTCTCGATCCGCGGCGACCTCCGCACGCGGTTCCGGCGCGAAGGTCAGGTCGCGAACGCGGTGGGCCACCCCGGCGCGGTCGCGGTCATCGACGACGACGTCGACGACGACGGCTCGGCGTTCCTCGTGATGGAGCTGCTCGAGGGGCAGGTCGTCGAGCGCCTCTGGGAGCGGAGCGGCCGCCGTCTCTCCGCGCCGATCGTCCTCGCGATCGCGCGCGAGGTCTGCGAGGTCCTCGTCGCCGCGCACGAGAACGGGATCGTCCATCGCGACATCAAGCCGGAGAACCTGTTCCTCACGAGCGAGGGGCAGCTCAAGATCCTCGACTTCGGGCTCGCGCAGCTGACGACCCTCACGCGATCGAAGGACACCCACACCGGCATGGTCTTCGGGACGCCGGCGTTCATGCCCCCGGAGCAGGCGAGCGGTCGCGTCAGTCAGATCGACGAGCGCACGGACCTCTGGTCGGTGGGGGCGACGATGTTCACGCTCCTCTCCGGCGCGATCGTGCACGAGGGCGAGAGCGCGCAGCACATCGTCATGCTCGCGGCGATGGAGCCGGCGCGTTCGCTCGCGGGGGTGCTGCCCGGCGCGCATCCGGCGCTCGCCGCGCTGGTCGATCGCGCGCTCACGCACGACAAGGACCTGCGCTGGCCGAACGCGGCCGCGATGCGCGACGCGATCTGCGCGACGTCGCGCACGCTCTTCGGCGAGGAGCGACCCGACCTGCCGCGCGCGGACGAGCTGACGCTGGTCGGCGTCCCGGTCCTCGGCGACGACACGCCGCGCGTGCCGCGCGTGATCGAGGAGGAGGAGCAGACGCGGACCGACCGGAACCTCGCCGACATCGACGATGCCTTCTCCGAGGGCGAGACCACGCAGACGCGCGATCGCGTCACGCCGGTGACGAACGACGCGCCGCCGGCGCCGAGCGGTGCGGGCTGGAGCGCGCTCCGCAACGTGATCGAGACCGGCGGCTCGCCCCCGCCCGTGATGCCGGAGGCGATCGAGGAGACGACGCAGCTCCACGCGACGCGCGTCATGCCGCCCACGCCCGAGGAGCACACGTCGGTGATGAACATCGACCTTCGCGGCTCGACCCCACGCATCAGCGGCTCCTACCAGGCGGTGACGCCGTCACGCGCGAGCGGGTCGATGCAGGCGGTCGCGCCCGCCCCACGTCCGAGCGGGTCGATGCAGGCGGTCGCGCCCGCGCCGCGTCCGAGCGGGTCGATGCAGGCGGTCGCCGCGCATCCGAGCGGTCCGCCCGCCGCGTCGGGATCGATGAAGCCGCGGCCGCCCACGCTCGGCGCAGCGCCGAGCGACGAGCTCGCGGCGATCCCGCGCGTGCAGGCGCCGACCGCGCGCATCCATCCGCCGCGCGCGTCGATGTTGCCCTGGGCCGTGTCCGCCACCGCGATCGCGATCGCGATCGTCGCGATCGGCTTCGCGGTGCTGAGCCGCGCCCCGAAGACGCCCGACCCGCCGCTCCTCGTGACGAAGCCCTCGGACGCGGTCCCGCCGTTGACCGCTCCGTCGTCGCCGGTGGTCGCTCCCCCACCTGCACCACCTCCACCGCCTCCACCGGTGGCCGCTCCGCCCCGGACCGACGCCGCCGCCCCCGCGACGCCGCGCGTCGGTCCCATCGACGACCGCTACTGA